The Glycine max cultivar Williams 82 chromosome 3, Glycine_max_v4.0, whole genome shotgun sequence sequence AATTTCTTCAATGCCGCAACAAGAAAAGGATTGATTGCGAGTTATGCATTTGTTTCTTATACGTAAATAGTGAAGCTTACATGTTAAACAATAATTTCCAATGCATTCGAAAGGGAATCGATATCAACCTTGGTATAACCAAAATACACCCTCACAAACAATCCTTTCCTTGTTGCACAAGAAAGGTTAACATGTTGGGGGATAAATATATATGGCTAAGTTTCAATTCATCATGTTGTTGATTTTAATAAAGAattgttctttatttattattatatttattattttattaaattgttaatttgacaagtcttttattaaaattaaagacttgttatcgtgatagagattatgataatgagaaataaattttaatctaaattgttATTGATCATACTATTATTGTGAATAAGACATTAATAATTTGGatagatcaatatatatgtaatggtCTTTGTTGGATAAAgattaatagatctcatttattaaattacatacatAGATCATATATGTGTGGATGTCATCATTGAACTTACTCAATTGAGAAatcttaatagttaatattacctTTATATGTCAATAGGAAATTCtcaataattaagaaatataataattttcattaccatagtaattaaaaatcatttattatattttaatttcggaCACCTAATGCCTCAGGAACACTAGTTGAATAAATAttgaatatgattaaatacttgcagaattaatgattaataaaaaagaatccatTAACTCTAGataatgagtttgagctctatgatAAAACTAAGATCTTGGCTAGGACGattgaatgaaagaagaaaatagttTCTTCAAGTTattcattgattaaatataatgGGGTTAATTTATTAGAGTTTGACAGTAATATTATACTTTAGAGTTGATCTTATACAGTAAATGATGgaagaaaatattacattattcttctATTGGTTCTTGATGGtaaaagatattatttcatGTTATCCAGACGTTAAGAAACGTTGCTATACGTCTACCTTGATTAGtagattaattatgattaatttacaACTAGTTTAGTATTGAATCTACAAAGTCACACACAAGCGAGTCTTTCAatctttgtaaaataaaataatctatgtgataattaaattagaaaatttaatttaatcaaataaatattttagtgaaatattattatacacTTTCCTAGCCCCaggaatataattaatgtaaacaaAGAGTATTActttataaatgtgaaaattattcataaaatgagaataagattttattgttatatgcCATGATGATTAAATAATGTGATTATTTGAGAATTATCTTTCTTATAGGAGGATTAAGATAAAAAGATATgagatagtttttatttttaaatataaagataaagatatatgaaattattttaattttttttttgaaaaatatcaaaattcatatctctttaatattataaataaaaatatatacataagaGCAAAGTAGAAatcaagtttatttttttagaatttcacTTATCAAAAagttaataacaaaaattaatctcaGTAGTATGAATACACATAGAGTCTGTTTGACACTATTAAAGAAGACCCTGAATGCGTAATTCGTTGATAAATACTTacctaacaaataaaaatacaaaatttagttcctAAAAGTATAGAAAACACGACAAATACATTCAGGCGTTAACTTCTGTCCGTCACCGTGACACAGAGAGACGAATTTGTCATCAAAATAATTGTCAATGTGGTCATATCTAATTGTCAACATAGGGACATATTtgtcatgtaatatttttttttaacttttagtctTCCCACCCCATAGGAATTTGAATgagtaaatagtcacttttatcCTCGACTGTGTAATTTGCTAACAAATATTttcctgaaagatgaaaatacaaattttagtctcaaaagtgtaaaaagtgcgacaaatataaaTGACCGTTAACTTCCGTTCGTTACCGTTAATAAAACAACAAAGATTCAAATAAGAGAAATAtgagatatatttatcttttaagataatttggaaaaatttgtaatgattgATACACTGCTactatgttttattttggtaaactgatacaatgtttattttggataatttctattgtgatagacaaattatggttgataatcaatattatcgttattattatgtttgttttaaattatgtttgctgatatattttttaagtgattattgtaatgttatgcttgtaatgataaaaaatgacggaaatttatcataaaattatattttacccttaaataaaatgaaattttggctataacaaattagtccaatagaaATATACTGATATTTAGGTccaataaaaaactattaacaTTTTCGTCCAATAATTataacttattaatattttttgtctaaTAGAACGTATTGACATtttcattcaacaaaaaattactgacatttacataaaaaatggTATCTTATGACATTTTTATCTAATCTAGTCAGCATAACcacgttgacaatcatttcagtgacaaattcatCGTTTTGTGGTAcatagactattttattaacagtGACACACGAAAATTAacgattaaatatatttatcgcactttttacactttcggatactaaattttatattttcatattttaaggaTGTATTTATCAAcgaattacacattataaataattatttatcctttCAAGAACATTGTGGCCATAATTGAGATTTGGTCTCATTCTCTCAAAGAAATTACTGATCATTAACTTCAACTCTAGAGTGAAACATTATTCGTTGGaagatgtttttttcttttagccaATTGAGTGTAACGTatttggaggaaaaaaaaatgatagcacATGAAAAGCTGTTAAGTGTCCTAACGGATAGATGTATTAGAAAGTAGTTATGTAAAAAAGAATAGCATTAAATTATCACTAAGTCGTTGTAGTATAGTGGTAAGTATTCCCGCCTGTCACGCGGGTGACCCGGGTTcgatccccggcaacggcgtggttttattttattttgcccTAGTTTTGAATAGCTTTTTCGGTAATTAACATATCCGATTAAACTAACTAATTATGAATTATCTCAAAGTATTCAATAACTTATTACTAAAATTACTAGTACTAACCACTAACTACTTACTAATcctgaaaagtgaaaaaaacaGTGAGTGATAATTTTGCTTTGCGTGTTTAGCGGGAGAGCGAAGCTGAAgagaatatttttgtttctcaagcCTTCGAAATCCAGCGATCTCTCATTCTTCAATGGCCACCCTCTCCGCATGCGCTTCTCCTCCATGGCCAAACCCTGATTCTCCCAATTCAAATCCAAACCCTAATTTCCTCCCCGACCAATCTCAAACCCTCGACTTCGACTCCCTCATGCCTCCGCAACCCGAATCCCCACCGCCCAACCATCACCACTCCCCCGACGCCTCTCCACCGGAATCCTCCCCGTCGCCGCCGCCTCCGTCGATCCTCTACCTCTCCTTCAACCAGGACCAGGCCTGCTTCGCCGCCGCCGCCGACAACGGCTTCCGCATCTACAACTGCGACCCCTTCCGCGAGCTCTTCCGGCGCGAGTTCGACGGCGGCGGGATCGGCCACGTGGAGATGCTCTTCCGCTGCAACATCCTCGCCCTCGTCGGCGGCGGGCCTAACCCTCAGTACCCGCCCAACAAGGTCATGATCTGGGACGACCACCAGGGCCGCTGCATCGGCGAGCTCTCATTCCGCGCCGCCGTGCGCGGTGTCCGCCTCCGCCGCGACCGCATCATCGTCGTCGTCGAACAGAAGATCTTCGTCTACAACTTCGCGGACCTCAAGCTCGTGCAGCAGATTGAGACCGTTCCAAACCCTAAGGGGCTCTGCGCGGTTTCGCAGCTGTCCGATTCTCTCGTTCTCGCGTGCCCCGGTTTGCACAAGGGTCAGATTCGCGTGGAGCACTACGCGCAGAAGAAGACCAAGTTCATCTCAGCGCATGATTCCAGAATCGCTTGCTTCGCTCTCACGCTTGATGGACAGTTAATCGCCACCGCCAGCACCAAGGGTACGCTGATTCGGATTTTTGACACTGATCATGGCACGCTTCTTCAGGAAGTATGTAATTTAACGTTGGTGTTTGTTTGGTTTGGAAATTTAAATGATGtctataatttcaaaattattgcaTGAATTGCTAAAGCTATGAGTAGGATTAGGTAGTAAATGTGTATATTGGTTTATTTTCTCTGATTTGATGCTTTAGTTTTTACTGTGGTTATTTCAAACAATTTTGGTTCTCTGGTATAAGTTTATTGAGTGTCACATTTAGGTGAGAAGAGGTGCGAATGCTGCTGAGATCTATAGTTTGGCATTCTCTTCTACTGCTCAGTGGCTAGCAGTCTCAAGTGACAAGGGTACTGTCCATGTATTCAGCCTCAAGGTTAATTCTAGCATCCCCGAGCAGGAAAAGTCACAAAGTTCATCCAATTCAGATGCTGCCATTACCCCATCTAGCTCTTCTCGCTCCTTCATTaaattgaaaggtatttttttttttcaactagaGTATTTTCTTTTCAGTTTCTAGCCTATAATCTTTCCTACCATTTTATGGGCTAGTCTATTTGTCTTGCTGGTGTTGAGGTTTGCTTGTTCCTTATGCAAAAGTGCTGCGGGTGAAATTGATttcatttatgtaatatttGGAAATTACTTTTTAAGTCAAGTTTACCAAAAggtaatttgaaataaattaattgaaatgagCATTTGTAATAAATgttaaaagggaaaatatatatttagatgCAACTGATAAGGACATTAATTTCATTTAGTGTTCAATATCAGATTTTGCTAATAGAAGTAAATAGTTGGTCCTTATCTATTTTAGGAGtatatttctttgatttttgaGGACACTGAAAAGTTGGATTCTGTGAAAAAACAATTTCTTTTCAATCCTTTTCTTCCATAGTTGAATTTTGGCTTCAAAAGCTTTACTTGAGGGACTTAGACATTTGCTGGGTTTTCTCTGGGTAACAAAGGTGGCATATTAGAATAGGGCAGTTGTTTACTTCACATATTGTCAATAGAATATTGTAAATGACATTAACTATTTTGCTTTCAAAGACAAGATGATATTCCCCCTGAAGATCTGTTTAACCCTATTTTCAGTGTTAAGCGTCATAACAGATGAATTTGGGTGTCAACAAAGTTTTACTTGAATTGTTATGTCAGAACTACTACCTGTTTGGTGTGTTGTGCTGTGGTCTGTTTAACTCATAATTTTCATTGTAAATTGATACTATTGGTTTCAACAACTGTCTGTATAACTGTTTTCTCCccaaaatttgttgaaattcctCCGTATTTTGTTAATTCTAAATTAATATAGACTGAATATGGATTGTCTATTTATGAAGTGCTTTAtctattcaattatttttttcaaaaaatctgtCAGTTAGGAAGAGTACGGTGATTAATATCCTTTTCCCTTGTTGATTCTATATGTTACTTTGCTCTTGTAGGGGTGTTGCCCAAGTACTTCAATTCTGAGTGGTCAGTTGCTCAGTTTCACTTACAAGAGGGCTCTCATTACACAGTTGCATTTGGTCTCCAAAAGAATACAGTCATTATTCTTGGTATGGATGGAAGGTATGATTTGAAGAAACTACTACATGCTGTTATTGATAGCTATTCTGTTTATCTTAGATGCTGCAGATTCTATTGTAATACGTAAAACATGTTAATAATGCATTCAGTATCACTCTGCACTCTGAAGTATCATTGAGCGGATGCTTTAAAGAATGACCTTGTTTTGACCTCGAGAAGTCTAAGTTTGCTACTCTCGTCTCATACTTATTATTCAATTGAGCAGATAGCTAAAAGCACCCGGTTTTTACCATGTAATCTTGTTCATGTGTGTTGCATTGGTTTCATGGCTCTTTTGACAAATATCTTACCATATATCTATGACTTTGTTTTTTTGGTATACTTGTTGTTTAGAGGGCCTTTTTGTATCCCAAAAGGTGGACGCTTGTGTTATATGATGTTGTGAATTGCTGTTGATTTGTTTTATGCAGCTTCTATAGATGCCAATTTGATCCAGTACATGGAGGGGAGATGACTCAGCTGGAATATCATAACTTTTTAAAGCCAGAACCAGAAACAGCCTTGTGAGACGCGATGAGAAGAAATCCTGAGCGCTTGACATTTCAGCTTAGTTAGGTTATGCAGATATGTATACTGAAGTAACACTGacctcattttattattattactaactCAGGGTCGACCTCGTTGCTTCTTCCATtgtaatatttgtaattatatagttttctaatttttttaataataaatattgagaGCTTTGCTAAAATCTCCAATCTCTTGAACTGGTTGCGTATTAGTATTATCGTATGTGCACGAGAGCTGTGGCATTTTGTAAagcattaaaaattattttccgaCGATTAAACATGAAACTATTGAAACTTggatttataaagaaaaataaacattttctaGTCAAGTGGAAAATAAATGCATTGAGTGATCATCTATTACCTTAGAAGGCAGCTAATTCACAGCGATTTTGTATTCCTTCCCTTGCATTTGATTTCAAGCATGATCTGTAATCAACGATTTCATTTCACATCCGCTTTCCTTGCATTTCATTAGAATAAGAATGTGTTTTCCACCAATAAAAGTTTCATTgtgattatgataaaaaaaatgtaatggaGCATGAATTCCATCCAAAGATATTAAAGCATATAATCTTTACACCAAATGAATGAAGATGCATCCAAATTCCCAAGAAACTACTTAGCTGAGACCTAAAAGGAATGAAATGAATGGCATGATGAAATGTACAAAAATCTACATTCTGTGAAAACTTTAAGATTTTTGTTGTGGGAAAAACGAGTAGAATATCCCAGTCCCAAAGTCAAGGTGCAATGTTGCTTAATTCCTTGCATGATTAAAAGAAACAGCAGAAAGTGCACATAGCTAGTTGGTTTGTAGGTCCAGCCAGTAATGTAGTATACAGATAGTCTCAACTGTTAAATATATGTTACTATCATATAGTATGTTAGTAACATTTTTACCCGCAATGACAAAGGTTGAAATAGTAATGGCGTCTGTAAACTAATTCTGGGTCATTGACCATCAATGGTTGGCAATTTTCAGAAAGCTCAACAGTTGGAGGGCCTCAACAGGAACACTGACGCTTACTTTCCCAGTGAATGACAGTAAACTCAAAACAACAGGAGGCTTTTGACACAAGTATGGTGAGCAATTTCTACCATCCCTGAATATCACCAACCAGTAATGTAGTCATCATCAATACTATACTACCAGCATCCTGAACCACTGACAAGTGAATCAAGAAATATATGTTGTAGCACGGCAGGCCTAAACAGAAGTAATAGCTAATTTGGTGTTCTctgtccctctctctctctttatatatataaagatatccTCCTCGAACACCAGTGTAGATGGAGTAACAAGTATTATTCCATCTTAAGTAGCATGGAAATGCCAAGACAGTAGTAGTGCTATGCCAAAAGTT is a genomic window containing:
- the LOC100781692 gene encoding autophagy-related protein 18a, with product MATLSACASPPWPNPDSPNSNPNPNFLPDQSQTLDFDSLMPPQPESPPPNHHHSPDASPPESSPSPPPPSILYLSFNQDQACFAAAADNGFRIYNCDPFRELFRREFDGGGIGHVEMLFRCNILALVGGGPNPQYPPNKVMIWDDHQGRCIGELSFRAAVRGVRLRRDRIIVVVEQKIFVYNFADLKLVQQIETVPNPKGLCAVSQLSDSLVLACPGLHKGQIRVEHYAQKKTKFISAHDSRIACFALTLDGQLIATASTKGTLIRIFDTDHGTLLQEVRRGANAAEIYSLAFSSTAQWLAVSSDKGTVHVFSLKVNSSIPEQEKSQSSSNSDAAITPSSSSRSFIKLKGVLPKYFNSEWSVAQFHLQEGSHYTVAFGLQKNTVIILGMDGSFYRCQFDPVHGGEMTQLEYHNFLKPEPETAL